The genomic interval TTTAGTTTTAGTTACGGATCAGGGACTCCTGGGACGTCATTTATTAGCTCACCTCTCGTTTTTTTGCCACCTCGTCGTAGGGGAGCAACTCCAAAATGTCCTGAATTAGTGTTTGCGGCAAGTCTAACAGATTCATATTTCTCCTTAATACTTATTACTAGTTTCGAACGGAGCGTTTATAGTCGAGAATATTGCTATTGTTTTTAATAAGGCTGTGATGTCAGCTCACGGAAATGCCGAAAACGCCTTGTGTAGCGATGAAATATACCAAAATAACTTAAGTATATCTTACAGTTATTTTACATGTGTGTCAAATTAGCTTTGGTGAGTTATTTATAGGTGAAttctaaaaaataaaagtgcgtaaaagaaaagaaagatCTAACTGCCTATTTACGACTTAAGTTTATATGACTCAAGAAAGTATATCAAATGCATTTGAAAAAAGGGTTGCCCACTCTTTGGGGAATATCTCCACTCGCATAGCGTGTTCCAAAATTCAAAAGGCATTTACTCTTCATTTCTGCATTTGACAAATCGAAAAATTACGATTTCGATTTAAAATCGAGGTCGTAAAATTCTGACCAATTCGGTTACCGGAGCATGCCcgaatatatataatttttaattgggAGAAGTTAAAGTGCCGAGTGTAGTTTGAATCCCAGCATTCAACTGTTGGAAGATAATTTTataatgatttttatttacaagatggggaacaacaacaacaaaatgagaATGGAAATAGATTTAAGCTTGTATCAGAAATTTGCTAGCATCATGAATATCATTTGCATAAGGTTCCAGCTCGGGCTTCTTTTTGGGAAAGTAGGGATTGTGTTCGGGATCGGCATTCAAGCTGTAAGATATACAAAtagtttaaacaaaataatataatcaaaataaaagtaCAACTTACTGGTAAAAGTGGGTGGCCTCCTCACACTTGACATTGTACCACCAATCGCAGGCGAATTCCTTTTGGTTGAAGATGGTGCCGTTGGTGCAGAGGAACTTGGCGCCCTGCTCACCTTCGCGTCCATCGTGGCACACGTGGTACGCCTGGCAGCCCGTCTCCACATTGGCGTACATTCCCGGAGTGGCCGGCACATTGTGGCAACTGAAGTGGGTGTGGGGCACCTCATGGTAAACCGGATAATCCACGCCCGGAACTCCAGGTATCTTGTTCAAGTCTTGCTTCTCCTCGTGATGCTGCGGGTGTTCCGGTTGCGGTGGATTGAATAGATAGCCGAATTTCCGTAACCATATCAAATGTTTCCATTGCATAAGACAAGCCACAGCTCGTGCCCCAATCCGGTTTGGTCTTAGTACCCCCAAATCCCCGCGTGACAAAGCCTCATTATAACCATACTCGTGTGTACATATACTCTGATAGAAGTATTCAAGACGTTTACTTTCAGACATCAAACTCTTCTGATGTtcaaaagtaaataaattatttgttaaatagtatatttttatatcATAAATGTGAGCTACATCGCTTTTTTTATCAGTGCACACATTGAGTACATTACATGCTACAATTTTTGGGTCAAAAGTGAACGTGGCTAAGACACCCAGAGCTTTGTCAATTGGGGTGGCACACGCTCCTCCCAATCGACTCCCCAGCATAATTATACACTCGTTTTCCGATACCCAATCCTCACCTGAACTTCGATGGCCACCGCGGCTCCGACAACGACCATTAGCCAAAATGAGAAACAGCCCAGCTTTGGCATCATTATGTCTGCTTCAAAAGTATCTTTGTATGTATCTTTTCCGCCTACTTTGCTTTGGTAGTTGGTAGCTTGGAGACTTTGGAGCTGCAGAGACGACCGCTCGAGTTGGGTTTGAAAATCACACTGAACTGCAGTTTTCCCAGCGGCAGCCACTTGAGCATGGAGCTTTCAAGGGTACCGATCCGATTTGTGTAACGATTTCGATTTTCGCACTGGAAGCTGCCGTCCCAAGCTTTTCCATTCCCCAAAATCAGCGAATTTACTTAGCTCTGCTACAATTATTGCCAAAGTAAACGAACCGCTTGAAGCTTAATGCTATCCTGCTCCCCCCACTAATTATGATATAggtatatatagtatagtataccACTCATGTGGGAAATGCAACATACAACAATGTACGGACACGCGCATGGGTTTATTTTGCAAGATACAAATTGTTTACGCTTAACTAGCTAAAAGCGATGAATTCCCATTTCACTTGGCCAGGCTTAGATGGTACAATATGTGGATGGGCTGTGGGTTGGCAAGCGATGGGATGGGTGGTGGATGCAACTGCCTgcacgcaaaaaaaaatgataataCCTTTTGATCTGGTTTGCAAATTTGAAAACTTGAAAAGATTTAGAAAGCTAAACAGCTCCTGAATATGATTAAACATAACTCATTTACGAagaatttaagtttttaactaaaaaggttaatttaatatattactTTATTTAATAGAAACCAAAACGGTTGCATATCACTTCACGCtttaataatcaaataaaaagtatattttcaatgtttttaaaatgtgtTGTGTACTGATTTTAATATAAGTTCAACCTCAATTGTGGCCACATTTTTTCACAGTGCATGGGCTGGATATACGAATGGCTTGCTAacatgggaatgggaatggatATGCACTAAACGGTGAGCGGGCGTATGGCAAAAGTTTTGAAATGATATGCGCATGGTTAGATAATGGATGCGAACCACTTGTAAACTCAACTCTTGGCTGGAGATAGATATCATAGCTGCCATATTCATAGATTCTACTACATTTTGGGCATTTAAAGCGTTAAAACTAATAATTCTTTCGTCCCGTTTGCTGCAGGTCCAGTTTGTTCAGCAGATCGTCAAATTCGCTGAAGAgctaagcaaaaaaaaagaagtaataATAAGACACAAAAATGATTACATAAAAGCGCTCGGGGATTAGATTGGTCTCGACTCACATGGGTTGTGCCATAGCTGTCCACATAGGTCTTGCTGCCCCTGGAGGTTTTCTTGAAGGCGGGCAGCACCGGACTGTGACCATGCAGGAGATTCACATTCTGATAAGACTGCGCCTTGGCCGAACCGGCCAATGGATGCGACTGACTCTTGCCAACCGTGGGCGCCAGTTCCAGAAAATTGGGCGCTAAATTGGACAGAAGTTCAGCCATTGCTTGCACTCCTCAATCATTCCGACAACTTACTCTTCTTCGGCTGCAACTTGACCTGGTTGAGCAGCGGATTGTGCAACTGGAGCTGCCGGTAGACGGGCAGGGCGTGCTTCGGTGGCACCAACACGTGCTGGCGGCCCACCGCCTGCGGGTACAGGTACGTGGTCTCCACCGTGGGCACCTGGCGGTAGTGGTACCGTCCCTCCCGCGGCGTATACCTCCCATCCGAGCTCAGGGCGATGTGGAAGACGGTGCGCATGGGCTTGCTGTAGTACTGATACACCTGGATGGGAACATACGGTTTTTGAGTGTCTATCGGGCTCTCAACCTTTATGTGAATGTCCGTGGTTGGGCAACTTTAGGATGCGAGTTGCCATAGCAAGTTGATACTTTCAGTACTTTAATCTTGTTTAGCATCTAAGCATGTTTGTATTGTTTAAATTCGGGGTTTTTTTTAACATCTATGAATACTATTAAAACGTAAATGCATGCTAAATTCGGATTATGCTGTTATAACCATTTTTTTAAACTTGAAAAATGATCGCACggattaaatatatataaaaagcATTACTAAATGATTAATTGATCTGTGCTTAATTTGCTAACTTTTTATATATCTCTACTTTTTATTTCCCTCAACCGAATTGAGGTTTGgcatatatttgaaaaaaacAAGCTATTTCCGTAAACCTATTTTGAAATCCTTACTACATCTATATATTCGCTTAATTTTATAGTTAAGTATAACTCATCCGTTCTGAAAAGGACCTGCTAAAGGATATTTTGCGAAAACACAAATTTACTCGAACTGCCACATTTGCCTATCCGATAGCCTAATCCCTTGCCCAGAGAACCCAATGAAAAGGGGCTATAATCCAGGGCATCCCGCTGATCCTTACCTGTGGATTCCGCTGCTCGGGCAGTATGCCATCTGGCACTGCGATGCCTTCCTTCTGCAGGCGATTCAGAAACAATCGATCCGTCTCAAAGGCGGTGTCCGGTATCTTACCACCCGCATGTGGCAATACTTGTTCCCGATAGATTTGGCGTTTCTTGAAATTGGTTTTTCGACAGTATTATTTATGAACGTATACGTTTAGTGGCGATGCCATGGCCTACACACCTTGTGGTTGCGCTCAGCAAGCTCCGTGCCTTGGGCAATTATGAATGGACCCACGCAAAGATATAGTAAACCGATCAGCAAGATCACATATGGCGTAGACATTTTCAACTCTTTTGTATTTCAagaatcttttttttttagcaattTCCTGATCAGCGAACTCAAAAGGTCAAGTTGATCGATGGATCGATTGAAAGGCACTCAGATCACAGATTTCGGCAGACAAACGTTAAGAGCTCGGTACACAAATCCAGATGCAAGACATTCTTCTTCCACATTCGACAGCCAAATTGCACAAGACGCGGCGACAGATGAATGACGAGCAGAATGAGCGATCGCGACACGATCACGTGACGATTAGGTTGCCAAAGCAATCTGGTAATGGTAAGCTGGTTATACGCTTGTACTATATCGATGTCTAGATATATCTATAGACGGCGCGACTTCTCGCTTCCGATCTTGGAGTTACGTTGTGGTCGCGTCGACGGTGCCAAACATAATGAATGCAAATGCATATGGCCGATCTCCACCAGCGTTGGTTGCCCTCTGCCGACGTCTTCTGCCGACGCGctcatcatcgccatcatcatGATCATCATGATCGTCGCAGCTACTATCATTATCATCGTGAAAAGCATAGGCTCTGAAACTGTGAATGATTTTCCATTGCTTTTACTTGGCACACTACTTAATATAATACCAACTTCTTGCCATAGTTAGTTTTATTTGCGGTTTTAACTGGAAGTGGCAGCAAAATCGTTATAGCCAAATTGCCTCAATTAATCTATATGCGCCTCCCCCCCGCCCCCTCCCCTTCCAAAAAGCGAAATCCAAAGCCAAAACCGAATCCGAATTCATAGTGGGATGATGGGTCGGCTACTTGACTTGAAAGTCTCGCTGAGATCCCTTGCTGCCCGTTCGTACATCTTTGTTATACGTAATTACGCCGGTTTCTTGGACATGGCAATTTTTTATGGTAGCACTACAACCTTTTTCTTGCCACGAAAGTGAATGGCTGAATTGGATTGGTTCGGattgccttttgtttttggccatttgCAGTTAACAACTGATTGCGCCCTCAAGTCAACACTTTGCTGAACGTTTCATATTTATTGATTGTTTtcgttattattttaaatatttgtgtaattttttTCTTCTGTTTTGTTGCCAGCTACTTGCTGTTGTATTGCCTATTTGTCTCGAGAGGgctttaatgtttttttttcgtgtcAGAAGAGTTCGGTTTTTGTAAATAAGTCGCTTTATTGGCGATTGAAAGGCCTTGAAGGTATTGTGAAAGTGGATTGGTTTTTGGTGAATGCTTGGGAGACCTTTCTCAGAGGATAATTGGATTGGTAATTAGTTCTACTTATTTTTTAGGGCACGTGATCAAAAAGCAGAAGATTAAACTTAGCAAGcttattgtttaatatttgtttatcttAACATTTAAAACTCAACAGCTCTTCAATATGTTCATGTTATactcaaattaaaatttttggaAATCCATTAATCAAATTTTCAACATAAAATTTGATAGGGCGAAGacaagaaaataataataattgttttCAGATATGTGTTTTAACTTGCTCACCTACATACGTTTTTTTTAAAGGAAATAactatttccatttttttttttaataatatccGATATTCCCACGCTTCCGCATTTAGTTTTTTAAAATTCCATTGGCATATGCCATATTATTATGGCACATGCGTGTAAAAGTAGACCCAACATAAATGTTTAATGCAAAACTGGGAGAAAGTACTTCCAAACCACAGATATAAGATGATGATAAGAACACCTACGAATAGTAGATCGATTGAAATGCCGAacacaaaagaaaaaagcCCATAGTAATTCCGAttgcacaattgccgccgaaAAAATGTTTTACATTACAAACTACAATAGACACGGCAGCAAAAAAggcacaacaacaaataaaaaaacgaGTCAGCTTCTGCAGTTTAGTAGATTGTAAAATTCAGACCTTGACTCAATCAAGATGCAACAAAAGATCCAGCTATTGGGGAGACCCTAGCGGagattaattattttaaatcatCACCAGCCTTGGAACCTCGGGCATGTTCATCGAAAATATTTGTCTAATCGTTCAAAGCTGCTTTTCAATTGTTTGGCCCAAAAGCAAATTGTTGCGGTCGCTAATTGGCCAAGATTGGAGCTTCCTGGAGGGGCTCGCTCGCCACACAAATGGTCCCAACTCGATGTCAAGGATAAAAGTTGCCTCTTCTGAACCAGTCATTCCCAGGCCTTTCCAATTCGCATCTTGTCACAGAAAGATGACAGGCCAATACCACGACCACGATCTGACATCTACTCGATCTGCGATCCGAAGCGATCGTGCCTGGCTTGGTTTGTGGTCCACATCTTTGCCTTGGAGGTTACCTAATTGGCCAAAAGTCGAGTTCAATTGCCCATAATGTTTGAACTTGTGGgcatttttgtgtgtgtgtgggatcGAGCAAACGAGCAATTTGGTGAAAATAACATAACATCAACAAAACGAATTCGATTCGGCCCCTTGTCCACTGTGCACTTGTTACCAATTAACAAATGACTATACACTTGGTAATTGAAGTTGCTCGATCAGGTTTTTGGCCATTCAGCGGATGGATATTCCGAAATGATCTGAGCAAGTGCCACGCGTTGAACCCGCAGGCCAGAAATGGCAAGGGAAGTTCAGGGTCATGTCAGtaagaaattgaaaatgaaacaatAAGTTACTTCATTGATTTTACCCATTTCgaaatatgtaaaatatgAATGCATTCATTCAGTTGAGTTTCTCttgtctttttattttggtgTATATTTTATATCTTTGCTTGGTTTAcactttaaacattttttaaaaaagtaaacattCATATCAATCTTTGTTCTTCTGAATATGTAATATGGACAACTCTAAATACTTTTCTGGGCAGATATACTTAGAACTCGTTGCGTTcatattaatatacatatttacatacaGATGACAGATAATTCTGCGGCTCGAACTTTTCATCATTTTACACGTAAATCTGCTTCGTTGTCTGCACAGACTcttaaatgcaaaataaaatgtttcaACTTGtgtttcttgttttatttactTGATAGTTTCGCTAAGTATTTCTCTTTTATAGCtataattaaaatacaaaaatatgtatgcaacaaaaaatgtatgtttACACATAGTGAATATCGGGGCAATTCAATGTAACTTATTACTCGGCTAGATTTCGTATAAAAATTGTATTCTCTGAGTAATTTAGCTCAACATATTTGGAACTGATCGATTGCAAAATAGGCTTTACAATCCTAATTCTTACGCTTACTTACTAAACATGctaaaatgttaaataatgtACGCAAATCACGCGAATTTGCCACGGAACAAAGTAAAAGTTGGGAAAGGCATGATAACTTTagttttgggttttttgcTTTAGGAGTAATACTATTTTAGAACAGAGAGAAAGGGACGGGGATTTTTGGAGGATGGTACGTAGCTAAGCCTCTTACAGATCCATACTAAATGGTATTAATAGAAAATCAATGGGAAACTATTAAAGTGCACTTAGTAAAGTTCCAGTTTGAATGCCGCTTGAATCGTTCAGAACTGTTCTAAAAGTGTTTCTGAACGGCTATCAACTAGCTTACTCTCTACATTATATAATCGCGAGTGTACTAAAACGTGCTAAAACGGCTCAATGGTGCTTGGGAGTGTGCTACATATATTGTAGGCACTCGCTCAGTGAAATCCCTAGTTAATTCCCTTTCGGTTCTCAAAACAGACACACTAAGCAACAGACAAAATGTACAAAATGTGGGCGCAGTTTTACATCTAACAATAGTTAGATTTTATCTAGGAAGCGGAGCCTCTCTCCTAAGTGGTGAAGTATCTATTCTCCGACGTTTTCATTATTACTGTAGGCTTTCACAATATCCTTGATGGCTGCCTGGGTGCCGAAGACGAGAGCGCCAATGCCGCACAAAGTGATGATTGCGTTCTTCCACAGTATCCAGTTGTATTTACCGAAACCGGTCTCCCAATGGACAATCAACTCAATGACCACctagaaatgaaaaatatatatagttatttGTTGATACAAATGCTAGTGCATTTGTCTTTGACTTACCGGGAAGATCAATCCCAGAATGGAGAAGCAGAAGGCACCGATGAGACCCATAAATGGGCCAATTGTAGGAACAGCCACGGCCAGAACAACGGCAGCGGTCACCAGGACTGTGCGCAGCACATAGTTGACCAATGTCGGACGCTTCTTGCACTTCTCCTTAATGCCATCCCAGATGATCTCCAGGCACACAAAGAACTGCAGTCCAAATGTGCAATATACGGCCAGGGAAATGAGCACCTTCACCGTCTGGGCGGGCCACTGCTCGATGGGCAGATTCAGGGTGATGCTCTCTCCGGTGGCGGAACCGTAACGCAGATAGCCAAGGAATCCCAGCAGCATATAAATAAGGGTCACGCCCGACATGCCCTGGCTGAGCACACCGCAGATTCCGAGGAAGCTCTGTGGCGTCTTCATGTTGTTTTCCAGCGGCATAACAACACCGATGGCCTCCATTGCAAAGATGGTGATCGAGAAGAACTGCGGCAGTGTGGACCAAACAACGGACTCGCGCTCTTGCACTGGTGGCAGATCCTGGACCAGATAGTAG from Drosophila mauritiana strain mau12 chromosome 3L, ASM438214v1, whole genome shotgun sequence carries:
- the LOC117141517 gene encoding U-scoloptoxin(01)-Cw1a isoform X3, with the protein product MMPKLGCFSFWLMVVVGAAVAIEVQHHEEKQDLNKIPGVPGVDYPVYHEVPHTHFSCHNVPATPGMYANVETGCQAYHVCHDGREGEQGAKFLCTNGTIFNQKEFACDWWYNVKCEEATHFYHLNADPEHNPYFPKKKPELEPYANDIHDASKFLIQA
- the LOC117141517 gene encoding uncharacterized protein LOC117141517 isoform X2; protein product: MMPKLGCFSFWLMVVVGAAVAIEVQKFGYLFNPPQPEHPQHHEEKQDLNKIPGVPGVDYPVYHEVPHTHFSCHNVPATPGMYANVETGCQAYHVCHDGREGEQGAKFLCTNGTIFNQKEFACDWWYNVKCEEATHFYHLNADPEHNPYFPKKKPELEPYANDIHDASKFLIQA
- the LOC117141517 gene encoding uncharacterized protein LOC117141517 isoform X1, with product MLGSRLGGACATPIDKALGVLATFTFDPKIVACNVLNVCTDKKSDVAHIYDIKIYYLTNNLFTFEHQKSLMSESKRLEYFYQSICTHEYGYNEALSRGDLGVLRPNRIGARAVACLMQWKHLIWLRKFGYLFNPPQPEHPQHHEEKQDLNKIPGVPGVDYPVYHEVPHTHFSCHNVPATPGMYANVETGCQAYHVCHDGREGEQGAKFLCTNGTIFNQKEFACDWWYNVKCEEATHFYHLNADPEHNPYFPKKKPELEPYANDIHDASKFLIQA
- the LOC117141518 gene encoding uncharacterized protein LOC117141518, which translates into the protein MSTPYVILLIGLLYLCVGPFIIAQGTELAERNHKKRQIYREQVLPHAGGKIPDTAFETDRLFLNRLQKEGIAVPDGILPEQRNPQVYQYYSKPMRTVFHIALSSDGRYTPREGRYHYRQVPTVETTYLYPQAVGRQHVLVPPKHALPVYRQLQLHNPLLNQVKLQPKKTPNFLELAPTVGKSQSHPLAGSAKAQSYQNVNLLHGHSPVLPAFKKTSRGSKTYVDSYGTTHLFSEFDDLLNKLDLQQTGRKNY
- the LOC117142074 gene encoding proton-coupled amino acid transporter-like protein pathetic; protein product: MVNIVDSGSKHAPQEMEQFLPGEGKVMYKIQPRKSDTEQALAGNDFDPFALRDNPHPTTDNETLTHLLKASLGTGILGMPFAFMCSGLIMGIFSTIFTAFICTHCSYVLVKCGHKLYYRTRRTKMTFAEIAEAAFQKGPKWCRGFAPVAKFSILFGLFLTYFGTCSVYTVIVASNFEQLISHWTGTPVSLRMLICIMLVPLILIAWVPNLKYLAPVSMVANVFMGLGLGITFYYLVQDLPPVQERESVVWSTLPQFFSITIFAMEAIGVVMPLENNMKTPQSFLGICGVLSQGMSGVTLIYMLLGFLGYLRYGSATGESITLNLPIEQWPAQTVKVLISLAVYCTFGLQFFVCLEIIWDGIKEKCKKRPTLVNYVLRTVLVTAAVVLAVAVPTIGPFMGLIGAFCFSILGLIFPVVIELIVHWETGFGKYNWILWKNAIITLCGIGALVFGTQAAIKDIVKAYSNNENVGE